One window from the genome of Pyrus communis chromosome 16, drPyrComm1.1, whole genome shotgun sequence encodes:
- the LOC137720375 gene encoding putative ripening-related protein 1, whose product MKSFISKESIVLLVILLSAICLVAEAQQCRPSGKIRGRKAPPGQCNQENDSDCCKPGKMYPTYTCSPPLSGSTKATLTLNSFEKGGDGGGPSECDNQYHNDNTPVVALSTGWYSNGDRCHKQIRINGNGRSVLAMVVDECDSTEGCDADHDYQPPCPNNIVDASKAVWKALGVPEDQWGGLDITWSEA is encoded by the coding sequence aTGAAGAGTTTCATATCGAAAGAGTCCATTGTCCTATTAGTAATTCTTCTTTCGGCAATATGCTTGGTCGCTGAAGCTCAACAATGTCGTCCAAGCGGCAAAATCAGAGGAAGGAAGGCCCCTCCTGGACAATGCAACCAGGAAAATGATTCTGATTGTTGTAAGCCGGGTAAAATGTACCCAACCTACACATGTTCACCGCCATTGTCTGGGAGCACCAAGGCCACCCTCACCCTTAACAGTTtcgagaaaggtggagatggtGGCGGTCCATCAGAATGTGACAACCAATACCACAATGACAACACACCAGTTGTGGCACTGTCCACCGGATGGTATAGCAACGGAGATAGGTGCCATAAACAAATCAGAATTAATGGTAACGGACGTAGCGTGTTGGCCATGGTGGTGGATGAATGTGACTCTACTGAGGGATGTGATGCAGATCATGATTACCAGCCTCCTTGTCCTAACAACATTGTTGATGCCTCAAAAGCTGTTTGGAAAGCCCTGGGTGTGCCTGAAGACCAATGGGGTGGCCTAGATATCACTTGGTCTGAAGCTTAG
- the LOC137719432 gene encoding putative ripening-related protein 1, whose product MKSFFSKRSIVLLVIFLSAICLVTEAQQCRPSGKIRGRKAPPGQCNKENDSDCCKAGKMYPTYTCSPPLSGGSTKAYLTLNSFEKGGDGGGPSECDNQYHNDNTPVVALSTGWYSNGDRCHNHIRINGNGRSVVAMVVDECDSTEGCDADHDYQPPCPNNIVDASKAVWKALGVSEDSWGGLDITWSDA is encoded by the coding sequence atgaagagcTTTTTCTCAAAGAGGTCTATCGTCTTGTTAGTCATTTTCCTTTCAGCAATTTGCTTAGTCACTGAGGCTCAACAATGTCGTCCAAGCGGCAAAATTAGAGGAAGGAAGGCCCCTCCAGGACAATGCAACAAGGAAAATGACTCTGATTGTTGTAAGGCTGGCAAAATGTACCCAACCTACACATGTTCACCGCCGTTGTCTGGTGGGAGCACCAAGGCCTACCTCACTCTTAACAGTTtcgagaaaggtggagatggcGGTGGTCCATCAGAATGTGATAATCAATACCACAATGACAACACACCAGTAGTGGCATTGTCGACTGGGTGGTACAGCAACGGAGATAGGTGCCATAACCACATCAGAATTAATGGCAACGGGCGCAGTGTGGTGGCCATGGTGGTGGATGAGTGTGACTCTACTGAGGGATGTGATGCTGACCATGACTATCAACCTCCTTGTCCTAACAACATTGTTGATGCCTCAAAGGCTGTCTGGAAAGCCTTAGGCGTGTCGGAGGACAGCTGGGGTGGCCTAGATATTACATGGTCCGACGCTTAG